In the Urocitellus parryii isolate mUroPar1 chromosome 10, mUroPar1.hap1, whole genome shotgun sequence genome, one interval contains:
- the Tmem129 gene encoding E3 ubiquitin-protein ligase TM129 isoform X2: MDSPEVTFTLAYLVFAVCFVFTPNEFHSAGLTVQNLLSGWLGSEDAAFVSYHLRRTAATLLCHSLLPLGYYVGMCCAASEKRLYSPSHAPEAWQLFLLLAVTLPSVASILIYYWSQDQWTCHPLARTLALYALPQSGWQAVAASINTEFRRIDKFATGVPGARVIVTDTWVMKVTTYRVHVAQQQDVHLTVTESRQHELSPDSNLPVQLLTICVVSASPSVQPFDIRTAQDHDLVSTWLPASPLLALGAELDRIWRAM, from the exons ATGGACAGCCCCGAGGTGACCTTCACGCTCGCCTACCTGGTCTTCGCCGTGTGCTTCGTGTTCACGCCGAACGAGTTCCACTCGGCCGGGCTCACGGTGCAGAACCTGCTGTCGGGCTGGCTGGGCAGCGAGGACGCCGCCTTCGTGTCCTACCACTTGCGCCGCACGGCCGCCACGCTGTTGTGCCACTCGCTGCTGCCGCTGG GCTACTATGTGGGCATGTGCTGTGCGGCTTCAGAAAAGCGACTCTACTCCCCCAGCCATGCCCCAGAGGCCTGGCAGCTCTTCCTCCTGCTGGCTGTGACCCTCCCTTCTGTTGCTAGCATCCTGATTTACTACTGGTCCCAGGACCAGTGGACCTGCCATCCATTGGCCCGCACCCTGGCCCTCTATGCCCTCCCGCAGTCCGGCTGGCAGGCCGTGGCCGCCTCCATCAACACTGAGTTCCGGCGGATTGATAAGTTTGCTACTGGTGTGCCAGGTGCCCGTGTAATTGTGACAGACACATGGGTGATGAAGGTTACCACATACCGTGTGCACGTGGCCCAACAGCAGGATGTACACCTGACAGTGACAGAGTCTCGGCAGCATGAGCTCTCACCAGACTCAAACCTGCCTGTGCAGCTCCTCACCATCTGTGTGGTCAGCGCCAGTCCTTCTGTGCAACCCTTTGATATCCG GACAGCCCAGGACCATGATTTGGTGTCAACTTGGCTCCCAGCTTCTCCCCTCCTGGCTCTGGGG GCTGAACTCGACAGAATATGGCGAGCTATGTGA
- the Tmem129 gene encoding E3 ubiquitin-protein ligase TM129 isoform X1 — protein MDSPEVTFTLAYLVFAVCFVFTPNEFHSAGLTVQNLLSGWLGSEDAAFVSYHLRRTAATLLCHSLLPLGYYVGMCCAASEKRLYSPSHAPEAWQLFLLLAVTLPSVASILIYYWSQDQWTCHPLARTLALYALPQSGWQAVAASINTEFRRIDKFATGVPGARVIVTDTWVMKVTTYRVHVAQQQDVHLTVTESRQHELSPDSNLPVQLLTICVVSASPSVQPFDIRLNSTEYGELCEKLRAPIRSAANVVIHQSLGDLFLETFASLVEVNPAYSVPSSQELEACIGCMQTRASVKLVKTCQEPAVGECQQCYCRPMWCLTCMGKWFASRQDPQRPDTWLASRVPCPTCRARFCILDVCTVR, from the exons ATGGACAGCCCCGAGGTGACCTTCACGCTCGCCTACCTGGTCTTCGCCGTGTGCTTCGTGTTCACGCCGAACGAGTTCCACTCGGCCGGGCTCACGGTGCAGAACCTGCTGTCGGGCTGGCTGGGCAGCGAGGACGCCGCCTTCGTGTCCTACCACTTGCGCCGCACGGCCGCCACGCTGTTGTGCCACTCGCTGCTGCCGCTGG GCTACTATGTGGGCATGTGCTGTGCGGCTTCAGAAAAGCGACTCTACTCCCCCAGCCATGCCCCAGAGGCCTGGCAGCTCTTCCTCCTGCTGGCTGTGACCCTCCCTTCTGTTGCTAGCATCCTGATTTACTACTGGTCCCAGGACCAGTGGACCTGCCATCCATTGGCCCGCACCCTGGCCCTCTATGCCCTCCCGCAGTCCGGCTGGCAGGCCGTGGCCGCCTCCATCAACACTGAGTTCCGGCGGATTGATAAGTTTGCTACTGGTGTGCCAGGTGCCCGTGTAATTGTGACAGACACATGGGTGATGAAGGTTACCACATACCGTGTGCACGTGGCCCAACAGCAGGATGTACACCTGACAGTGACAGAGTCTCGGCAGCATGAGCTCTCACCAGACTCAAACCTGCCTGTGCAGCTCCTCACCATCTGTGTGGTCAGCGCCAGTCCTTCTGTGCAACCCTTTGATATCCG GCTGAACTCGACAGAATATGGCGAGCTATGTGAGAAGCTCCGGGCACCCATCCGAAGTGCCGCCAATGTAGTCATCCACCAGAGTCTGGGTGACCTATTCTTGGAGACATTTGCCTCCCTGGTGGAGGTCAACCCAGCCTACTCTGTGCCTAGCAGCCAG GAGCTGGAAGCTTGCATTGGTTGCATGCAGACACGTGCCAGTGTGAAGCTGGTGAAGACGTGCCAGGAGCCTGCCGTAGGCGAGTGCCAGCAGTGCTACTGCCGTCCCATGTGGTGTCTCACCTGCATGGGCAAGTGGTTTGCCAGCCGCCAGGACCCCCAACGCCCTGACACCTGGCTGGCCAGCCGTGTGCCTTGCCCCACCTGCCGAGCTCGCTTCTGCATCCTGGATGTGTGTACTGTGCGCTGA